In Odontesthes bonariensis isolate fOdoBon6 chromosome 6, fOdoBon6.hap1, whole genome shotgun sequence, one genomic interval encodes:
- the mmab gene encoding corrinoid adenosyltransferase MMAB, which yields MTSFIIKPAHLRCVVRTRWLLNQLCSDRSYVTEGDSKALKIYTKTGDKGFSSTFTGERRPKEDHIFEALGNTDELSSAIGLAREFCLDKGHTFTYQLDKIQCILQDVGSNVATPRSSARDSHIKRTKFIAQPIVDLETWIDKFSEELPPLTNFILPSGGKSSAALHLARTVCRRAERSVAPIVRSGEADPDVAKFLNRLSDYLFTVARYAAMKESNEEKIYKRSE from the exons ATGACTTCGTTTATTATCAAACCTGCTCACTTGCGCTGTGTTGTGCGGACACGCTGGCTCTTGAACCAGCTATGTTCGGACAGAAG TTATGTCACTGAAGGAGACAGCAAGGCACTCAAAATATACACCAAAACTGGAgacaaag GTTTCTCCAGCACATTCACAGGAGAAAGGAGGCCAAAGGAAGATCATATTTTCGAAGCTTTAGGAAATACAGACGAGCTGTCATCAGCCATAGG ATTGGCCAGAGAATTTTGCCTTGACAAAGGTCACACCTTCACATATCAGCTGGAcaag atacAGTGTATTCTACAAGATGTGGGCTCCAATGTTGCCACCCCTCGATCATCTGCAAGAGACAGTCACATAA AGAGGACAAAGTTTATTGCACAGCCAATTGTAGACCTGGAAACCTGGATTGATAAATTCTCAGAAGAACTCCCTCCGCTGACAAACTTTATTTTACCA TCTGGTGGGAAGAGCAGTGCGGCTTTGCATTTAGCTCGGACAGTCTGTCGGAGAGCAGAGCGCAG TGTTGCTCCTATTGTGCGCTCGGGTGAGGCAGATCCAGATGTTGCCAAGTTCCTGAACAG GTTGAGCGACTACCTGTTCACAGTTGCCAGATATGCAGCCATGAAGGAAAGCAACGAGGAGAAAATCTACAAGAGGTCCGAATGA